Proteins from a single region of Haemorhous mexicanus isolate bHaeMex1 chromosome 4, bHaeMex1.pri, whole genome shotgun sequence:
- the SLC30A9 gene encoding proton-coupled zinc antiporter SLC30A9, mitochondrial isoform X1, translating into MKSGSLSYILPCNRLPVQLMSQVRVYTSNGQKKDLGSEDTNGSARGETLHKAETGQDTTNAGQKQSSPKQPIQVKVKPVLKKREYGPKYTQNNFITGVRAINEFCLKSSDLDQLRKIKRRSPHDDTETFTVYLRSDVEAKSLEVWGSPEALARERKRRKEAEIKYRENLFRNQRLLWEYKEFFGNTKPRSSTAAMFFKGPGKVVMVAICINGLNFFFKLLAWVYTGSASMFSEAIHSLADTCNQALLALGISQSARTPDPSHPYGFTNMRYIASLISGVGIFMMGAGLSWYHGIIGLLHPHPVESLLWAYCILAGSLVSEGATLLVAINEIRRSARAKGLSFYQYVVQSRDPSTNVVLLEDAAAVLSVAVAATCMGLTSLTGNPYYDSVGSLGVGTLLGTVSAFLIYTNTEALLGRSIEPEQLQRLTELLESDPVVRAIHDVKATDMGMSKVRFKAEVDFDGRVVTRSYLEKQDIEQLLQEIQQVKTLEELEAFMLKHGENIVDTLGAEVDRLEKDLKQRNPDVRHVDLEIL; encoded by the exons ATGAAAAGTGGGAGCCTGTCTTATATTCTGCCATGCAATCGCCTGCCTGTGCAGTTGATGAGCCAAGTGAGAGTTTATACCTCCAATGGTCAGAAGAAAGATCTTGGGTCAGAAGATACAAATGGATCAGCCCGTGGAGAAACTCTGCATAAAGCTGAAACAG gacAAGATACAACCAATGCAGGCCAAAAGCAGTCGTCACCTAAACAGCCAATCCAAGTAAAAG tgaaaccAGTCCTTAAAAAAAGAGAGTATGGACCAAAATACACACAGAATAACTTCATCACTGGAGTCAGAGCAATAAATGAGTTTTGTCTTAAATCCAG TGATTTAGACCAGCTGAGAAAAATTAAACGACGAAGTCCCCATGATGACACTGAGACTTTCACGGTGTACCTGAGATCGGACGTAGAGGCAAA GTCTCTTGAAGTTTGGGGTAGTCCAGAGGCTCTTGCCAGAGAAAGAAAGCGACGTAAAGAGGCAGAGATCAAGTACAGAGAAA ATCTGTTTAGAAACCAAAGGCTGTTGTGGGAATACAAGGAGTTCTTTGGAAATACTAAG CCACGCTCCAGTACAGCAGCTATGTTTTTCAAGGGACCAGGGAAGGTGGTAATGGTAGCTATTTGCat AAATGGgttgaattttttctttaagctaCTTGCTTGGGTTTACACGGGTTCTGCAAGTATGTTTTCAGAAGCCATACATTCTTTAGCAGACACATGTAACCAG GCATTACTAGCTTTGGGCATCAGTCAGTCTGCGAGGACGCCTGACCCTAGTCATCC gTATGGTTTCACAAATATGCGCTATATTGCCTCCCTGATTAGTGGAGTAGGCATTTTCATGATGGGTGCAGGACTTTCTTGGTATCATGGGATCATAGGCTTACTCCACCCTCATCCTGTAGAATCTCTTCTCTGG GCATACTGCATTTTAGCAGGATCATTGGTATCAGAAGGAG CCACCCTGCTTGTTGCTATAAATGAAATTCGGAGGAGTGCTCGAGCCAAGGGTCTTTCATTTTATCAATATG TTGTGCAGAGTCGTGATCCTAGTACCAATGTGGTGTTACTGGAGGATGCCGCAGCAGTCCTGAGCGTGGCTGTAGCTGCTACCTGTATGGGACTGACTTCTTTAACAG GAAACCCCTATTATGACAGTGTGGGGTCTCTAGGTGTTGGAACTTTGTTAGGAACTGTGTCAGCATTTCTAATCTACACTAACACTGAAGCCCTGCTGGGACGATCCATCGAGCCTGAACAGCTGCAGCGGCTTACTGAGTTACTGGAGAGTGATCCTGTAGTAAG agCAATTCATGATGTTAAAGCCACAGACATGGGAATGAGCAAAGTGAGATTCAAGGCAGAAGTAGACTTTGATGGACGTGTTGTTACTCGGTCTTACCTGGAAAAACAAGATATTGAACAGCTGCTACAA GAAATTCAGCAAGTGAAAACCCTTGAAGAATTAGAAGCCTTTATGCTTAAGCATGGTGAGAATATTGTTGACACGCTGGGAGCTGAAGTAGACAGACTTGAGAAGGACCTGAAG
- the SLC30A9 gene encoding proton-coupled zinc antiporter SLC30A9, mitochondrial isoform X2, whose amino-acid sequence MMPALAAQRRGCRGLYRLYLRCQAAPRPRACHGWKVSMKSGSLSYILPCNRLPVQLMSQVRVYTSNGQKKDLGSEDTNGSARGETLHKAETGQDTTNAGQKQSSPKQPIQVKVKPVLKKREYGPKYTQNNFITGVRAINEFCLKSSDLDQLRKIKRRSPHDDTETFTVYLRSDVEAKSLEVWGSPEALARERKRRKEAEIKYRENLFRNQRLLWEYKEFFGNTKPRSSTAAMFFKGPGKVVMVAICINGLNFFFKLLAWVYTGSASMFSEAIHSLADTCNQALLALGISQSARTPDPSHPYGFTNMRYIASLISGVGIFMMGAGLSWYHGIIGLLHPHPVESLLWAYCILAGSLVSEGATLLVAINEIRRSARAKGLSFYQYVVQSRDPSTNVVLLEDAAAVLSVAVAATCMGLTSLTGNPYYDSVGSLGVGTLLGTVSAFLIYTNTEALLGRSIEPEQLQRLTELLESDPVVRAIHDVKATDMGMSKVRFKAEVDFDGRVVTRSYLEKQDIEQLLQEIQQVKTLEELEAFMLKHGENIVDTLGAEVDRLEKDLKQRNPDVRHVDLEIL is encoded by the exons ATGATGCCGGCCCTGGCCGCCcagcggcggggctgccgcggccTCTACCGCCTGTACCTGCGGTGCCAGGCggcgccgcggccccgcgcctGCCACG GATGGAAAGTTTCAATGAAAAGTGGGAGCCTGTCTTATATTCTGCCATGCAATCGCCTGCCTGTGCAGTTGATGAGCCAAGTGAGAGTTTATACCTCCAATGGTCAGAAGAAAGATCTTGGGTCAGAAGATACAAATGGATCAGCCCGTGGAGAAACTCTGCATAAAGCTGAAACAG gacAAGATACAACCAATGCAGGCCAAAAGCAGTCGTCACCTAAACAGCCAATCCAAGTAAAAG tgaaaccAGTCCTTAAAAAAAGAGAGTATGGACCAAAATACACACAGAATAACTTCATCACTGGAGTCAGAGCAATAAATGAGTTTTGTCTTAAATCCAG TGATTTAGACCAGCTGAGAAAAATTAAACGACGAAGTCCCCATGATGACACTGAGACTTTCACGGTGTACCTGAGATCGGACGTAGAGGCAAA GTCTCTTGAAGTTTGGGGTAGTCCAGAGGCTCTTGCCAGAGAAAGAAAGCGACGTAAAGAGGCAGAGATCAAGTACAGAGAAA ATCTGTTTAGAAACCAAAGGCTGTTGTGGGAATACAAGGAGTTCTTTGGAAATACTAAG CCACGCTCCAGTACAGCAGCTATGTTTTTCAAGGGACCAGGGAAGGTGGTAATGGTAGCTATTTGCat AAATGGgttgaattttttctttaagctaCTTGCTTGGGTTTACACGGGTTCTGCAAGTATGTTTTCAGAAGCCATACATTCTTTAGCAGACACATGTAACCAG GCATTACTAGCTTTGGGCATCAGTCAGTCTGCGAGGACGCCTGACCCTAGTCATCC gTATGGTTTCACAAATATGCGCTATATTGCCTCCCTGATTAGTGGAGTAGGCATTTTCATGATGGGTGCAGGACTTTCTTGGTATCATGGGATCATAGGCTTACTCCACCCTCATCCTGTAGAATCTCTTCTCTGG GCATACTGCATTTTAGCAGGATCATTGGTATCAGAAGGAG CCACCCTGCTTGTTGCTATAAATGAAATTCGGAGGAGTGCTCGAGCCAAGGGTCTTTCATTTTATCAATATG TTGTGCAGAGTCGTGATCCTAGTACCAATGTGGTGTTACTGGAGGATGCCGCAGCAGTCCTGAGCGTGGCTGTAGCTGCTACCTGTATGGGACTGACTTCTTTAACAG GAAACCCCTATTATGACAGTGTGGGGTCTCTAGGTGTTGGAACTTTGTTAGGAACTGTGTCAGCATTTCTAATCTACACTAACACTGAAGCCCTGCTGGGACGATCCATCGAGCCTGAACAGCTGCAGCGGCTTACTGAGTTACTGGAGAGTGATCCTGTAGTAAG agCAATTCATGATGTTAAAGCCACAGACATGGGAATGAGCAAAGTGAGATTCAAGGCAGAAGTAGACTTTGATGGACGTGTTGTTACTCGGTCTTACCTGGAAAAACAAGATATTGAACAGCTGCTACAA GAAATTCAGCAAGTGAAAACCCTTGAAGAATTAGAAGCCTTTATGCTTAAGCATGGTGAGAATATTGTTGACACGCTGGGAGCTGAAGTAGACAGACTTGAGAAGGACCTGAAG